The following are encoded together in the Desulfococcus multivorans genome:
- a CDS encoding FmdB family zinc ribbon protein: MAINNYKCRICHQYFEIRTADDNAVPDIACPKCRSREVEKVEKKTGISTTLFPALGGRFT; the protein is encoded by the coding sequence ATGGCGATAAACAACTACAAATGCCGGATATGCCATCAATATTTTGAAATTCGGACGGCAGATGACAATGCAGTTCCAGACATCGCCTGCCCCAAATGCCGGAGCAGAGAGGTCGAAAAAGTCGAGAAAAAGACAGGCATTTCGACCACCCTGTTCCCCGCCCTCGGCGGACGCTTCACCTGA
- a CDS encoding succinate CoA transferase, whose translation MLRDRIRFKPLMDKITDADAACVHIQNGTNVFISGFTAGYPKLIPQALVRRAEKGERFRINLFAGASTGDAVDGVLAEAGLVSWRRPYMSNRTMRNRINADEIRFKDDHLSRLSSQVRDGGWGRAHVAVVEAVAITRKGHLIPTMSVGNTPTYVREAEKIIIEISSEPPDLEGIHDIFIPEDPPYRMPIPIYRSGDRIGKPFIEMDPQKVTAILFSREEDSCAVFTEPDTVSRRIAEHILDFVEHEIKRDRMPSFLPWQSGVGDVANAVLSGFLENDFFHTIDIYSEVLQDAVLDLIDMGKVRAASGSAMTLSHKARTRFFNELYRYKEKIVLRPVEISNSPEVVRRLGVIAINTAIEVDIYGHVNSTHVMGSHLMNGIGGSGDFLRNGALSFVVTPSTAKGGKISAVVPMVSHVDHNEHSVDVIVTEHGLVDTRPLAPRQVAEAVIRKCAHPDYRDLLWDYYQRAVRGAGGHEPHILAEAFGFHERFMATGDMHSR comes from the coding sequence ATGTTGAGGGATCGGATTCGCTTCAAGCCGCTCATGGACAAGATTACCGATGCGGATGCGGCGTGTGTTCACATTCAAAACGGGACAAATGTGTTTATTTCGGGTTTTACGGCCGGGTATCCCAAATTGATCCCTCAGGCCCTGGTGCGACGGGCGGAAAAGGGAGAACGCTTCAGGATCAACCTCTTTGCCGGGGCCTCCACCGGCGACGCCGTCGACGGCGTCCTCGCCGAGGCCGGTCTTGTGAGCTGGCGCCGGCCCTACATGAGCAACCGGACCATGCGGAATCGGATCAACGCCGACGAGATCCGCTTCAAGGATGATCACCTCTCCCGCCTTTCGTCGCAGGTCCGGGACGGCGGCTGGGGGCGGGCTCACGTAGCCGTCGTTGAGGCTGTCGCCATCACCCGGAAGGGGCACCTGATCCCCACCATGTCCGTGGGAAACACCCCCACCTATGTCCGGGAGGCGGAAAAGATCATCATCGAGATTTCCTCCGAGCCGCCGGACCTGGAGGGCATCCACGATATCTTCATCCCTGAGGACCCGCCGTACCGAATGCCCATCCCGATTTACCGGTCGGGCGACCGTATCGGGAAACCGTTCATCGAGATGGACCCTCAAAAGGTGACGGCGATTCTCTTCAGCCGCGAAGAGGACAGCTGCGCGGTCTTCACCGAGCCTGACACCGTTTCACGGCGGATTGCGGAGCACATCCTTGATTTCGTCGAGCACGAAATCAAGCGGGACCGTATGCCGTCGTTTCTGCCGTGGCAGTCCGGGGTCGGGGATGTCGCAAACGCGGTGTTGAGCGGATTTCTCGAAAACGATTTCTTCCACACCATCGACATCTATTCCGAGGTGCTCCAGGACGCCGTCCTCGATCTCATCGACATGGGCAAGGTCCGGGCGGCCTCGGGGTCGGCCATGACCCTTTCCCACAAGGCGCGGACCCGGTTTTTCAACGAACTCTATCGGTACAAGGAAAAGATCGTTCTTCGTCCGGTGGAGATTTCCAATTCACCCGAGGTGGTGCGGCGGTTGGGGGTGATCGCCATCAACACGGCCATCGAAGTCGACATTTACGGCCACGTCAACTCCACCCATGTCATGGGGTCCCACCTGATGAACGGCATCGGCGGTTCGGGGGACTTTCTCAGAAACGGGGCGCTGTCGTTTGTCGTCACCCCCAGCACGGCCAAAGGCGGCAAGATCTCCGCCGTTGTCCCGATGGTTTCCCATGTGGATCACAATGAACACTCGGTGGATGTGATCGTAACCGAGCACGGTCTGGTGGACACCCGACCCCTGGCACCCCGTCAGGTAGCGGAGGCGGTGATCAGGAAATGCGCTCATCCGGATTATCGCGATCTGCTCTGGGATTACTACCAACGGGCCGTTCGCGGTGCCGGCGGGCATGAACCCCATATACTGGCCGAAGCCTTTGGTTTCCACGAGCGCTTCATGGCCACGGGAGACATGCATTCCCGCTGA
- a CDS encoding SRPBCC domain-containing protein — protein sequence MIIEESIEIHAPLSVVWRVFSRMEEWEHWNTVCENCCLIEGDGMAPGTCFTFTLRPYRIPLKIAPEIVKCEPEKEVVWAGSRLGVHAEHRFIFEERDGRVILTSVERFRGLMLWISRLVRVPTKLHHLTRKLLLAIKSQSETCGG from the coding sequence ATGATCATCGAGGAATCCATCGAAATCCATGCGCCCCTTTCGGTCGTCTGGCGGGTCTTTTCCCGGATGGAGGAGTGGGAGCACTGGAACACGGTGTGTGAAAACTGCTGCCTTATCGAGGGCGACGGGATGGCCCCCGGCACCTGTTTTACATTCACCCTGAGGCCTTACCGCATTCCCCTCAAGATCGCACCTGAGATCGTCAAGTGCGAGCCGGAAAAGGAGGTCGTCTGGGCTGGAAGCCGTCTGGGCGTCCATGCCGAGCACCGCTTTATCTTCGAGGAGCGGGACGGTCGGGTGATTCTTACCAGCGTCGAGCGCTTTCGCGGCCTGATGCTCTGGATCAGCCGCCTGGTTCGGGTGCCCACCAAACTTCATCATCTGACCCGAAAGCTGCTTCTGGCCATTAAATCTCAGTCCGAAACCTGCGGCGGTTGA
- a CDS encoding DUF6909 family protein, with protein sequence MQDLTRAQKARMAIRSFKTIAHALALRGYYMPSEKMGQQLAECLISLSPEIYGSMNNPRITELKGLEYVVDRLPRGIEKCTRIILTEEEEIGDSTFEVVQPLKRRRTCYRISEKEFCFAVTRGLSEIYDILTHLTFLNIEARKIHARMTDEAGNITIEWNDLEKIVQRFRQSAVSLSGRELDQAIWNLSIILGRSYRETRQSYEHFERNKQLSKWKESFFSLIYHLGNTIAAKEGSREESLVIYFTPSLMNIIGHQRYGQQWADDIRATMTALGLQDRPVHVISANLHSTVNLLYGYAFKEADEDVKRLGLYDFIMKIRDESDQIRGFARDCGMCEIHDQSGSHIDCQIIDTDRLQGLPFHPELSIDPAGNPQKPVLLVMDYAFGAQAFEVMDCLLDPYSDNSHERPMPVASISIMGKAGILSGSKGDIMLATAHVIEGTSDNYIFQNDLTPEDFDDDIDIYVGPMVTVLGTSLQNRDMLRRFQSSWNTVGLEMEGGHYQRAISAAVIKGHIHRDVKVRYAYYASDNPLISGQTLAAGDMGDEGVRPTYMVTKAILEKIFKTSQHIEPVSHTLHEPPEKGGSGDARVPEDRHPSGRGLDEDLPPS encoded by the coding sequence ATGCAGGATTTGACCCGGGCCCAGAAGGCCCGCATGGCGATCCGATCCTTCAAGACCATCGCCCATGCCCTGGCGCTGAGAGGCTATTACATGCCCTCCGAGAAAATGGGGCAGCAACTGGCCGAATGTCTGATCAGTCTGAGCCCTGAAATATACGGCAGCATGAACAACCCCAGGATCACCGAGCTGAAGGGCCTCGAGTATGTGGTCGACCGTCTGCCGCGGGGCATCGAAAAGTGCACGCGTATCATCCTCACGGAAGAGGAGGAGATCGGCGACAGCACCTTCGAGGTCGTGCAGCCCCTGAAGCGGCGGCGCACCTGCTACCGCATCAGCGAAAAGGAGTTCTGCTTCGCCGTTACCCGCGGGCTGAGTGAAATCTACGATATTCTGACCCATCTCACCTTTCTGAACATCGAAGCCCGAAAGATTCATGCCCGGATGACGGACGAGGCGGGCAACATCACCATTGAATGGAACGACCTGGAAAAGATCGTCCAGCGGTTTCGCCAAAGCGCCGTCAGCCTGAGCGGCAGGGAATTGGACCAGGCCATCTGGAATCTGAGCATCATCCTGGGGCGATCCTACCGTGAGACCCGCCAGTCCTATGAACATTTTGAAAGGAACAAGCAGCTTTCCAAGTGGAAAGAATCCTTCTTTTCTTTGATCTACCATCTCGGGAACACCATCGCCGCGAAGGAAGGATCCAGAGAGGAGTCTCTGGTCATATACTTTACTCCGTCACTGATGAACATCATCGGCCACCAGAGATACGGGCAGCAGTGGGCCGACGACATCAGAGCGACAATGACGGCGCTGGGGCTCCAGGACCGGCCTGTTCATGTGATCAGCGCCAATCTTCACAGTACGGTCAATCTGTTGTACGGATATGCTTTCAAAGAGGCGGATGAGGACGTGAAAAGGCTGGGGCTCTACGATTTCATCATGAAGATCCGTGATGAGAGCGATCAGATCCGGGGCTTTGCCCGGGATTGCGGCATGTGCGAGATTCACGACCAATCCGGCAGCCACATCGACTGCCAGATCATCGATACGGATCGGCTGCAGGGGTTGCCGTTTCATCCGGAGCTTTCCATTGATCCGGCCGGTAATCCTCAAAAACCGGTGCTGTTGGTCATGGACTACGCCTTCGGTGCCCAGGCCTTCGAGGTCATGGACTGCCTTCTGGACCCCTATTCGGACAACAGCCACGAACGCCCGATGCCGGTGGCCTCGATTTCAATAATGGGAAAAGCCGGGATCCTTTCCGGGAGCAAGGGCGACATTATGCTGGCCACGGCCCATGTGATCGAAGGCACCTCCGACAACTATATCTTTCAGAACGATCTCACGCCCGAGGATTTTGACGACGATATCGACATCTATGTCGGTCCGATGGTCACGGTTCTGGGGACCTCTCTCCAGAACCGGGACATGCTGAGGCGCTTCCAGTCGAGCTGGAACACGGTGGGGCTCGAGATGGAGGGCGGCCATTATCAGCGGGCCATCAGCGCCGCCGTTATCAAGGGGCATATCCACAGGGATGTCAAGGTCCGATACGCCTATTACGCCTCGGACAATCCTCTGATCAGCGGGCAGACCCTTGCCGCCGGCGACATGGGGGATGAAGGGGTCCGGCCCACCTACATGGTGACAAAGGCGATTTTAGAGAAGATATTCAAGACGTCGCAGCATATTGAACCGGTAAGTCACACGCTCCATGAACCCCCCGAAAAAGGCGGCAGCGGCGACGCCCGGGTCCCTGAAGACCGGCACCCTTCCGGCAGAGGCCTTGACGAAGACTTGCCGCCTTCGTAG
- a CDS encoding transporter substrate-binding domain-containing protein, with amino-acid sequence MKKFALLMLLLLVSVLLSACANMSYPAAPTIDNILRKQELVLGTSGNQPPFSMTTRDGQLIGFDVDLAQAMADDLGVPLKVRTMPFAELLPALAAGNVDMVISGLTMTPERNLRHAFVGPYFISGKSVLTKLETIADIEDASELNMPGMTLTVLEGSTSQEFVASFMPEAVVVPARDYDEAVDMVLKDTVKALIADYPVCIISVFRYPDNGLISTIRPLSFEPLGIALPKGDPLFVNWTENFLGIYQGTGQLDALKETWFGDASWVERLP; translated from the coding sequence ATGAAAAAATTTGCGTTGCTGATGCTGTTGCTCCTGGTATCGGTCCTGTTGTCCGCATGTGCCAACATGTCTTATCCGGCCGCCCCGACGATCGATAACATTCTGCGGAAGCAGGAACTGGTTCTTGGAACCTCGGGAAACCAACCACCCTTCAGCATGACCACTCGGGACGGGCAACTTATCGGCTTTGACGTCGATCTTGCGCAGGCCATGGCGGATGACCTGGGCGTTCCTCTCAAGGTCCGGACCATGCCGTTTGCCGAACTTCTGCCGGCACTGGCAGCCGGCAACGTGGATATGGTGATCTCAGGACTTACCATGACGCCCGAACGAAACCTGCGCCACGCTTTTGTCGGTCCCTATTTCATCTCCGGAAAATCCGTGCTGACCAAGCTGGAAACCATTGCCGACATCGAGGACGCCTCGGAGCTCAATATGCCGGGGATGACATTGACCGTCCTCGAGGGGTCGACGAGCCAGGAGTTTGTCGCGTCGTTCATGCCCGAGGCCGTCGTTGTCCCCGCCCGGGATTACGACGAGGCGGTGGACATGGTCCTGAAGGATACGGTAAAGGCCCTGATTGCCGATTATCCCGTCTGTATCATCTCCGTCTTCCGGTATCCCGACAACGGTCTCATCTCGACGATCCGGCCACTGTCGTTCGAGCCGCTGGGTATCGCCCTGCCCAAAGGGGATCCGCTTTTCGTCAACTGGACGGAAAATTTTCTCGGCATCTATCAGGGCACCGGTCAACTGGATGCGTTGAAGGAAACCTGGTTTGGAGACGCCTCCTGGGTGGAACGGCTGCCCTGA
- the pgi gene encoding glucose-6-phosphate isomerase: MLKKIDPRQTRAWEALGAHYPEARQLHLRTLFEQDPERFSRFSIRFGDILVDYSKNIITAETLRLLMQLAEETGVPEAVADMFAGAPINETEGRAVLHTALRNRENRPVVVDGKDVMPEVNGVLAKMASFSEKIFSGEWRGYTGKRITDIVNIGIGGSDLGPVMVTECLKPYAREGLSVHFVSNVDGTHIAETLKGLNPETVLFMIASKTFTTQETMTNAFTARGWFLERTGTRDAVSRHFVAISTNVAAVTDFGIHQENMFGFWDWVGGRYSLWSAIGLSIACYVGYERFVELLEGAFEMDRHFKAVPLGENIPVILAMIGVWYTNFFGARSEVILPYDQYMHRFPAYFQQGNMESNGKSVDRNGRPVDYATGPVIWGEPGTNGQHAFYQLIHQGTQMIPADFLAPAVSHNPVGDHHAILLSNFFAQTEALMNGKTPAEVTAELTAAGMSDNEIERIRPHKVFTGNRPTNSILFRKLTPRVLGSLIAMYEHKIFVQGVVWNIFSFDQWGVELGKQLARKILPELTEDRVVTVHDSSTNGLINAFKAMRRGS; this comes from the coding sequence ATGCTGAAAAAGATCGACCCACGGCAGACCCGGGCATGGGAAGCCCTTGGCGCCCACTATCCGGAGGCAAGGCAGCTCCACCTGCGGACGCTTTTCGAGCAGGATCCGGAGCGGTTTTCCCGGTTTTCCATTCGGTTCGGCGACATCCTCGTCGACTACTCCAAAAACATCATCACGGCGGAGACCCTTCGGCTTCTGATGCAACTGGCCGAGGAGACCGGCGTTCCGGAGGCCGTCGCCGACATGTTTGCGGGCGCACCCATCAACGAGACCGAGGGGCGGGCCGTGTTGCATACGGCCCTCCGGAACCGCGAGAACCGGCCCGTGGTGGTCGACGGTAAGGACGTCATGCCCGAGGTCAACGGCGTCCTCGCGAAAATGGCGTCCTTCTCCGAAAAGATCTTTTCCGGAGAGTGGCGGGGATACACCGGAAAACGCATTACCGATATCGTCAACATCGGCATCGGTGGATCGGATCTGGGTCCGGTCATGGTCACCGAATGCCTGAAGCCTTATGCCCGGGAAGGGCTTTCGGTCCATTTCGTTTCCAACGTGGACGGCACCCACATCGCCGAAACCCTGAAGGGACTCAACCCCGAAACCGTTCTCTTCATGATCGCCTCCAAAACCTTCACCACCCAGGAGACCATGACCAACGCCTTCACCGCCCGGGGATGGTTCCTGGAGCGGACCGGCACTCGTGACGCCGTATCCCGGCATTTCGTGGCCATCTCCACCAACGTTGCCGCAGTGACGGACTTCGGCATTCACCAGGAGAACATGTTCGGTTTCTGGGACTGGGTCGGCGGACGCTACTCTCTCTGGTCGGCCATTGGGCTTTCCATTGCATGCTATGTCGGTTACGAGCGCTTTGTGGAGCTTCTGGAGGGGGCCTTCGAGATGGACCGTCATTTCAAGGCCGTCCCCCTTGGGGAAAACATCCCGGTCATTCTGGCCATGATCGGCGTTTGGTACACCAATTTCTTCGGCGCCCGCAGCGAGGTGATCCTGCCCTACGACCAGTACATGCATCGATTTCCAGCCTACTTCCAGCAGGGCAACATGGAAAGCAACGGCAAATCCGTCGATCGGAACGGTCGTCCCGTCGATTACGCCACCGGCCCCGTCATCTGGGGAGAGCCGGGCACCAACGGCCAACATGCCTTTTACCAGCTCATCCATCAGGGAACCCAGATGATTCCCGCGGATTTCCTGGCGCCGGCCGTGAGCCACAACCCCGTGGGCGATCATCACGCTATTCTGCTCTCCAACTTTTTTGCCCAGACCGAGGCGCTGATGAACGGCAAGACCCCTGCGGAGGTGACGGCGGAGCTGACGGCGGCCGGCATGAGCGATAACGAGATCGAGCGGATCCGCCCCCACAAGGTCTTTACCGGCAACCGTCCCACGAATTCGATCCTGTTTCGGAAGTTGACGCCCCGGGTGCTCGGCAGCCTTATCGCCATGTACGAGCATAAGATCTTCGTTCAGGGCGTCGTCTGGAACATATTCAGCTTCGACCAATGGGGCGTGGAACTGGGGAAGCAGTTGGCTCGGAAGATCCTGCCTGAGCTGACGGAAGATCGGGTCGTGACCGTTCACGACAGCTCCACCAACGGCCTGATCAACGCCTTCAAGGCGATGCGGCGGGGCAGCTGA
- a CDS encoding 4Fe-4S dicluster domain-containing protein yields the protein MSNKISRRSFLKGTVAAATVSTVGSFSLPSAVRGATPDELATLIDIRKCIGCEACVEACRDANSAAFPEPRKPFPKMVPGSVRIEDWSENREVRDRLTPYNWLFIQTAEVTVNGETTTLTIPRRCMHCQNPPCANLCPWGAARKLKNGTTVIAPDICLGGKKCQVVCPWNIPQRQTGVGLYLDLLPAYAGNGVMYKCHRCHQRMAEGEMPACITACPEDVQKIGPRADIVREARAIAREINGYVYGEAENGGTNTLYVSPVPFAELNRALQQGPGKPHFEAVPDMMADADHLAGAMLVAPLAGVAGALLKFFGKGKNPPASKDPSTEIRASRNDAHATPEEH from the coding sequence ATGAGCAACAAAATATCGCGACGATCCTTTCTCAAAGGAACCGTTGCCGCGGCAACCGTATCGACGGTCGGATCCTTTTCCCTGCCGTCGGCCGTCAGGGGCGCGACCCCCGATGAGTTGGCAACCCTTATCGATATCCGGAAATGCATCGGGTGCGAGGCGTGTGTCGAAGCCTGTCGGGATGCCAACAGCGCTGCGTTTCCGGAACCTCGAAAGCCGTTCCCGAAAATGGTTCCCGGCAGCGTCAGGATCGAAGACTGGTCCGAAAACCGCGAGGTAAGAGACCGGCTGACGCCCTACAACTGGCTTTTTATCCAGACGGCGGAGGTGACGGTAAACGGCGAGACGACCACCCTCACGATTCCTCGGCGCTGCATGCACTGCCAGAACCCGCCGTGCGCGAATCTCTGCCCATGGGGGGCCGCCCGGAAGCTCAAAAACGGCACCACGGTGATTGCGCCGGACATCTGCCTCGGCGGGAAGAAATGTCAGGTCGTCTGTCCGTGGAACATTCCCCAACGGCAGACGGGCGTCGGCCTCTACCTCGATCTCCTGCCGGCCTATGCCGGAAACGGCGTCATGTACAAATGCCATCGCTGCCACCAACGGATGGCCGAAGGCGAGATGCCGGCCTGCATCACGGCATGTCCGGAGGACGTTCAGAAAATCGGACCGCGGGCCGATATCGTCCGGGAGGCTCGGGCCATTGCCCGGGAGATCAACGGGTATGTATACGGGGAGGCGGAAAACGGCGGCACCAACACCCTGTATGTCTCCCCGGTACCCTTTGCAGAATTGAACCGGGCCTTACAGCAGGGACCTGGAAAACCCCATTTTGAAGCGGTCCCCGACATGATGGCCGATGCCGACCACCTGGCCGGGGCTATGCTCGTCGCCCCGCTGGCAGGGGTTGCAGGCGCTTTGCTCAAATTTTTCGGCAAAGGGAAAAACCCTCCTGCCTCGAAAGATCCCTCGACAGAAATCCGCGCGTCACGGAATGACGCACATGCGACGCCCGAGGAGCACTGA
- a CDS encoding DUF3124 domain-containing protein — MTVTQRRRPVPLLPTTIFLLFLFAAPIGSEEIQFSRGQALYIPVYSHIFIGNREMSFNLSANLSIRNTDPDQSLTITSVRYYDSDGKLVKEYLADPKPLKPMGSAYFFIPASDTSGGWGANFIVTWSSRIAVNTPIIECVMTGIKGSHSLSFITRGKPIRENTP; from the coding sequence ATGACAGTGACCCAGCGACGACGGCCGGTGCCGCTGCTGCCGACGACGATATTCCTTCTGTTTCTCTTTGCCGCTCCCATAGGCTCGGAGGAGATTCAGTTTTCCCGGGGTCAGGCCCTGTATATCCCGGTCTATTCCCACATCTTCATCGGGAACCGGGAAATGTCTTTCAACCTGTCCGCCAACCTGAGCATCCGGAATACGGACCCCGACCAGTCACTCACCATCACATCGGTACGATACTATGATTCGGATGGCAAGCTGGTCAAGGAGTATCTGGCCGACCCCAAACCCCTCAAGCCCATGGGATCGGCCTACTTCTTCATCCCCGCTTCGGACACCAGCGGCGGCTGGGGAGCAAATTTCATCGTCACCTGGTCATCCAGGATCGCCGTCAATACGCCGATCATCGAATGCGTCATGACCGGTATAAAAGGGAGCCATTCACTCTCCTTCATCACCCGGGGCAAGCCGATACGGGAAAACACGCCCTGA
- a CDS encoding DUF3141 domain-containing protein has product MKHVNGADDITAWPSFLTAMPEWVEAAFAYQTDFIQRGILFAEILRQRGNLYMEHVRAGQPPVLVFDYDWVLDGRTLPRPVNYAIVRIRDRRHADETGSAAPAQGDRRKPPSGEHRSANKRRPIVIIDPRAGHGPGIGGSKIDSQIGMALNQGHPVYFILFFTDPAPGQTLADVQAAEVRFLEEVARRHPEAEKPAVIGNCQAGWAAALIGADRPDVTGPLVFNGSPLSYWGGVEGANPMRYKGGLTGGVWLTSLWSDLGNGKFDGASLVAGFEDLNPANTIWTKQYNVWANVDTEAERYLNFEKWWGGFFKMNAEEIHFIVDSLFVGNELEQGYLRLQEGKAIHLKNLRDPIVVFASQGDNITPPQQALNWIVKVYGSVDEIRRNGQVIVYVVHERIGHLGIFVSGSVAKKEHREIIGTLEMLDYLRPGLYEMIITEKPSGGESDGFNVEFVERGMADILALDDGLAEEAAFRPVAAVSRFNDRLYRTFVSPWVRLVVDEWTAEVIRQLHPLRVQRYIFSDLNPMMGIAARLAPQVKANRQPTAPENPFMVWERYVSESTKIFLDCWRDIRDTAQETLFRAIYDNVWMKTLFPETHTESGRELVRELSAEEAAIRRELWLQVMERGGFAEAVVRIILAVAGANKATDRRQYTVATRIIQVNDRLMDLAPDRLKWLVKQQSAVLEKDPDLAIQTLATLLPETTDRIEAFEIANSIASADLELDAPEQKVLSDIKHVLGL; this is encoded by the coding sequence ATGAAGCACGTAAACGGGGCTGATGATATAACTGCATGGCCTTCTTTTTTAACCGCGATGCCGGAATGGGTTGAGGCGGCCTTTGCCTATCAGACCGATTTCATACAGCGCGGCATCCTGTTTGCGGAGATCCTTCGCCAACGAGGAAACCTCTATATGGAACATGTCAGGGCCGGACAGCCGCCGGTGCTCGTGTTCGACTACGACTGGGTTCTGGACGGCAGGACGCTGCCCAGGCCGGTCAACTATGCCATTGTTCGGATCCGCGACCGCCGGCACGCCGACGAAACCGGAAGCGCGGCGCCTGCCCAGGGCGATCGGCGGAAACCACCGTCCGGAGAACACCGATCCGCCAACAAACGGCGGCCCATTGTGATCATCGACCCGCGCGCCGGCCATGGTCCGGGGATCGGGGGCTCCAAGATCGATTCCCAGATCGGCATGGCCTTGAATCAGGGGCATCCCGTCTATTTCATTCTGTTTTTTACCGACCCTGCTCCGGGCCAGACCCTTGCCGACGTTCAGGCGGCCGAGGTGCGTTTCCTGGAAGAGGTGGCCCGCCGACATCCCGAGGCGGAAAAACCCGCCGTGATCGGCAATTGTCAGGCGGGCTGGGCCGCCGCCCTGATCGGGGCGGACCGACCCGATGTCACCGGGCCGCTGGTCTTCAACGGCTCTCCGCTTTCCTATTGGGGCGGCGTGGAAGGGGCCAACCCCATGCGTTACAAGGGAGGGCTTACGGGCGGTGTCTGGCTGACATCTCTCTGGAGCGATCTCGGCAACGGCAAATTCGACGGGGCGAGTCTGGTGGCGGGGTTCGAGGACCTCAATCCCGCCAACACCATCTGGACCAAGCAGTACAACGTCTGGGCCAATGTGGATACGGAGGCGGAGCGATATCTGAATTTCGAAAAGTGGTGGGGCGGCTTTTTCAAGATGAATGCGGAGGAGATCCATTTCATCGTGGACAGTCTTTTCGTGGGGAACGAACTGGAGCAGGGGTATCTCAGGCTCCAGGAGGGTAAGGCCATTCATCTCAAGAACCTCAGGGACCCCATCGTCGTTTTCGCGTCCCAGGGAGACAACATTACCCCGCCCCAGCAGGCCCTGAACTGGATCGTCAAGGTTTACGGCTCGGTGGACGAGATCAGGCGGAACGGCCAGGTGATCGTCTATGTCGTTCACGAGCGCATTGGACATCTGGGAATCTTCGTGTCCGGCAGCGTCGCCAAAAAAGAGCATCGCGAAATCATCGGCACCCTGGAAATGCTCGACTATCTCAGACCGGGGCTTTATGAGATGATCATCACGGAAAAACCGTCCGGGGGCGAATCCGACGGCTTCAACGTGGAATTCGTCGAGCGGGGCATGGCCGACATCCTGGCCCTGGACGACGGACTGGCGGAAGAGGCGGCTTTCCGACCGGTGGCCGCCGTCTCCCGTTTCAACGACAGGCTCTATCGAACCTTCGTAAGTCCGTGGGTCCGTCTCGTCGTTGACGAATGGACGGCCGAGGTCATTCGCCAACTCCATCCCCTCAGGGTGCAGCGTTATATCTTTTCCGACCTGAACCCCATGATGGGCATCGCCGCTCGTCTGGCACCTCAGGTCAAGGCGAACCGCCAACCGACGGCCCCTGAAAATCCGTTTATGGTGTGGGAACGGTACGTGTCGGAGTCGACGAAGATCTTTCTCGATTGTTGGCGCGACATTCGGGACACGGCCCAGGAAACACTGTTTCGCGCGATCTACGACAATGTCTGGATGAAAACCCTTTTTCCCGAAACGCACACCGAGTCCGGACGTGAACTTGTCCGGGAACTGTCGGCTGAAGAGGCGGCAATCCGCCGGGAACTCTGGCTGCAGGTCATGGAACGCGGGGGATTTGCCGAGGCGGTGGTTCGGATCATCCTGGCGGTGGCCGGGGCCAACAAGGCGACGGATCGTCGCCAATATACCGTGGCGACCCGGATCATTCAGGTTAACGACCGCCTGATGGACCTTGCGCCCGATCGGCTCAAATGGCTCGTCAAGCAGCAGTCGGCCGTCCTTGAGAAGGATCCGGATCTTGCGATACAGACCCTGGCGACGCTTCTTCCGGAGACCACCGACCGGATCGAGGCCTTTGAGATCGCCAACAGCATCGCCTCGGCAGACCTGGAACTGGATGCACCCGAGCAGAAAGTCTTATCGGACATCAAGCACGTTCTGGGGCTCTGA